The following coding sequences are from one Methanosarcina sp. WWM596 window:
- a CDS encoding CxxC-x17-CxxC domain-containing protein produces MVFKDRNFRGNSGGFRGNSGPREMTKVTCSDCGVETEVPFKPTEGRPVYCREYLPNHRIFQK; encoded by the coding sequence AATTTCAGGGGAAATTCCGGAGGTTTCCGCGGTAACAGTGGACCAAGGGAAATGACAAAAGTGACCTGTTCTGACTGCGGTGTTGAGACCGAAGTACCGTTCAAACCCACCGAAGGCAGGCCAGTATATTGCAGGGAATATCTTCCTAACCACAGGATATTCCAAAAATAA
- a CDS encoding CxxC-x17-CxxC domain-containing protein → MAYNDRGSRGRDSNRGGFGAPREMHKTKCSDCGVETEVPFKPDPERPVYCRECLPKHRKPREDRY, encoded by the coding sequence GTGGCTTATAATGACAGAGGAAGTAGGGGAAGAGACAGCAACCGCGGAGGTTTCGGAGCTCCCAGGGAAATGCACAAGACAAAATGCTCTGATTGTGGTGTTGAAACCGAAGTACCTTTCAAACCTGACCCGGAGAGACCCGTTTACTGTAGAGAATGTCTTCCTAAGCACAGGAAACCCAGAGAAGATAGATACTAA
- the eif1A gene encoding translation initiation factor eIF-1A: MRKRRLGTTKPVNSRDTPEVSRVRIPRKDRNEVLATVACLLGSKRVTLQCMDGIVRMGRIPGSKKRRMWIREGDVVIANPWEVQNSKAEVTWKYTRPQVEWLERKGYINN, translated from the coding sequence ATTAGAAAAAGAAGATTAGGAACCACAAAACCAGTAAACTCAAGAGATACCCCTGAAGTATCCAGGGTACGAATCCCTCGCAAGGACAGAAATGAAGTCCTGGCAACAGTTGCGTGTTTACTTGGCTCGAAAAGAGTAACACTTCAATGTATGGATGGGATTGTCCGTATGGGCCGGATTCCTGGCTCTAAAAAGAGGAGGATGTGGATCCGCGAAGGCGACGTTGTCATAGCTAATCCCTGGGAAGTTCAAAACTCCAAAGCCGAAGTAACCTGGAAATATACAAGGCCCCAGGTAGAATGGCTTGAGCGAAAAGGCTACATTAATAACTGA